From Anoplopoma fimbria isolate UVic2021 breed Golden Eagle Sablefish chromosome 11, Afim_UVic_2022, whole genome shotgun sequence, one genomic window encodes:
- the LOC129098261 gene encoding pentraxin-4, producing the protein MNRKRKHPDRDPSSELHPSQLHCTMGDFRPGRWSLILLLLQIQPVKVQGVDVSQKLRRLHEQFQQFQALTQARLDMLAQNQNRNTSGGLESRVQALSDRWHSVSQDLEHFKLSTTQEIEGLREWSRKLEKKNKRLEGRLASLERNLRENRRHAQKQKPDPGPDFSNLTLELQSQDERLAALQAQRDELIIGLKGLQESLKNQALRVTRLDVRLGEVLQQNGGVRTRGTWRTGESLDSGVTPQSQTPRGGRSGRILETQPRSEGFSYSQTDDQSQSTTHLKPLQNQAGSNQPKQSKTRKSRPQPVSHPQIQVQYSNLEPRSTDYLPQPDPYGPQSQIQIRAQTKPYSIQQEQIQLSQTVPYLHARVQQKSRPRLNRHPESHNPSHPYRSQPLPHSQTYPEPTKDRQSRTSQGSPRVQVLDGLPQPQSESDQPRLSVWDGGEEEESDTKVESSVIHNFLHLPVRQKIPTRPIPKKEATICNVDSMLFFPSASAENYVTFFRSLPDLPELSVCLWLRVETSHVGTLLSYATDVNDNQLVLYGRNSSTTSASSLDFVIGDPVYRRLPASSLLDAHWHHLCVLWSSIQGRFWHYSDRLLASSGSNFRKGWEIPGGGSVVLGQEQDTVGGGFDPAEGFAGQVAGFRMWSRVLSPAEVEGVAEGRGVPRGVVLGMEDIKELHGEVQLVGCECLEHCV; encoded by the exons ATGAACAGAAAGCGGAA ACATCCAGACAGGGACCCAAGCTCCGAGCTGCATCCATCCCAGCTCCACTGCACCATGGGCGACTTCAGGCCCGGCCGCTGGTCCCTGATCCTGCTCCTGCTGCAAATTCAGCCTGTCAAGGTTCAGGGAGTCGATGTGTCCCAGAAACTACGACGACTACACGAGCAG tTCCAGCAGTTCCAGGCACTGACCCAGGCCCGTTTGGACATGTTGGCCCAGAACCAGAACAGAAACACCTCGGGAGGGCTGGAGAGCCGCGTTCAGGCCCTTAGTGACCGCTGGCACAGCGTGTCACAGGACCTAGAACACTTCAAGCTGAGCACAACGCAGGAGATAGAAGGTCTCAG AGAGTGGAGCAGGAAGCTGGAGAAGAAGAATAAACGGTTGGAGGGTCGTCTGGCTTCGTTGGAGAGGAACCTGAGGGAGAACCGCCGACACGCCCAGAAACAGAAGCCTGATCCCGGTCCGGATTTCTCCAACCTCACCCTGGAGCTCCAGAGCCAAGACGAACGGCTGGCTGCCCTCCAAGCCCAGCGTGATGAGCTGATCATCGGGCTGAAGGGGTTGCAGGAATCCCTGAAGAACCAGGCCCTGCGTGTGACCCGGCTGGATGTCCGGCTCGGTGAGGTGCTCCAGCAGAACGGAGGAGTTAGAACCAGAGGGACGTGGAGGACGGGAGAGTCTCTGGACTCCGGCGTCACACCTCAGAGCCAGACACCCAGAGGAGGGAGGTCTGGAAGGATCCTGGAGACCCAACCCAGATCAGAAGGTTTCAGCTATTCACAGACTGATGATCAATCACAGTCCACAACGCACCTAAAGCCTCTTCAGAACCAGGCAGGATCGAACCAGCCTAAACAGTCAAAGACCCGGAAGTCAAGACCTCAACCAGTATCTCATCCTCAGATTCAAGTCCAGTACTCAAATCTTGAACCCCGGTCCACAGATTACCTGCCCCAGCCTGACCCTTATGGTCCCCAGTCACAGATCCAGATCCGGGCCCAGACAAAGCCGTACTCGATCCAGCAGGAGCAGATCCAGTTGAGTCAGACTGTCCCGTATCTTCATGCACGGGTCCAGCAAAAATCCCGGCCTCGGTTGAACCGTCATCCCGAGTCACACAACCCAAGTCATCCCTATCGGTCCCAACCCCTGCCTCATTCTCAAACGTATCCTGAACCcacaaaagacagacagagccGGACCAGTCAGGGGTCTCCAAGGGTCCAGGTCCTTGATGGTCTACCTCAGCCCCAGTCTGAGTCTGATCAGCCCCGGTTGAGCGTctgggatggaggagaggaggaggaaagtgaCACAAAGGTAGAGTCTTCAGTGATCCACAACTTCCTCCATCTTCCTGTGAGGCAAAAAATCCCTACACGACCCATTCCCAAGAAAGAAGCAACCA TCTGTAACGTGGACTCCATGCTGTTCTTCCCCTCGGCCTCAGCGGAGAACTACGTCACCTTCTTCCGGTCTCTCCCCGACCTTCCGGaactttctgtctgtttgtggcTCCGTGTGGAGACCTCACATGTCGGCACTCTGCTCTCTTATGCCACAGACGTCAACGACAACCAGTTAGTTCTGTATGGAAGAAACTCCTCCACCACATCTGCATCCTCCCTGGACTTTGTCATCGGAGACCCCGTATATCGCCGCCTCCCTGCGTCGTCGCTCCTGGACGCTCACTGGCACCACCTCTGCGTCCTCTGGTCCTCCATCCAAGGTCGTTTCTGGCACTACAGTGACCGGCTCCTCGCCTCCTCTGGCTCCAACTTCAGGAAGGGCTGGGAGATCCCCGGTGGAGGGTCGGTGGTGCTGGGGCAGGAGCAGGACACTGTCGGTGGGGGGTTCGACCCCGCGGAGGGTTTCGCTGGGCAGGTGGCCGGGTTCAGGATGTGGAGCCGGGTGCTGAGTCCTGCAGAGGTGGAAGGGGTGGCAGAAGGAAGAGGGGTGCCCAGAGGGGTGGTGCTTGGCATGGAGGACATCAAGGAGCTCCATGGGGAAGTGCAGCTGGTCGGTTGTGAATGTTTGGAGCATTGTGTTTAA
- the si:ch211-157c3.4 gene encoding lipopolysaccharide-induced tumor necrosis factor-alpha factor homolog-like, with translation MSAEGKPPSYIIPVQGQGPADVVVYHTHTPFNANSSTNEQNSTHASPVFTSGGGMETGDSKNKFVSYNDSLGHSGGMTTCTSCQQQVMTNVTYKAGTYAWLMCLLFICCGLVLCCCLIPFFMKNFKDAYHTCPRCNRVLQVNKKKCCK, from the exons ATGAGTGCAGAGGGAAAACCTCCTTCCTACATCATACCAG TTCAAGGTCAGGGTCCGGCTGACGTGGTggtttatcacacacacactcccttcaACGCGAACTCAAGCACAAATGAGCAAAACAGCACTCATGCCTCACCAG TGTTCACCAGTGGAGGCGGTATGGAGACCGGAGACAGCAAAAATAAGTTTGTGAGCTACAATGACAGTCTGGGTCACTCTGGCGGAATGACGACCTGCACCTCCTGCCAGCAGCAGGTCATGACCAACGTCACCTACAAAGCGGGGACGTACGCCTGGCTGATGTGTTTGCTCTTCATCTGCTGCGG attaGTGCTGTGCTGCTGCCTGATTCCTTTCTTCATGAAAAACTTCAAGGATGCGTATCACACGTGCCCCCGCTGCAACAGAGTGCTGCAAGTCAACAAGaaaaaatgctgtaaatga
- the slc2a6 gene encoding solute carrier family 2, facilitated glucose transporter member 6, translating into MEEETPLLSKRPTSTESKISNSKLFLAVFSAVLGNFSFGYSLVYTSPVLPKLQSPDVDPRLRMGTEQAAWFGSIYALGAAAGGLGAMLLNDMIGRKLSIMMSAVPSTFGYMLMGGAVDVQMLLVGRFFTGVAAGMSSASIPVYISEISHKAVRGALGSCPQITAVFGALALYTMGLVVPWRWLAVAGEVPAVLMVVLLVFMPSSPRRLLALGRKQQAEKALRWLRGKHYDINVELSAIQHSINTQDKVTWSQLATPIYYKPILISMVMRILQQMTGITPILIYMETIFSQSNVSLPPGYDAAIVGVVRLLSVAVAASLMDKVGRKALLYTSSLLMFLSTLTLTMISHTTACPPGPAPPNLTMSLDYSSHNATGNAFNAGPQNAAGLIPLISTIVYIFGYAMGWGPITWLLMSEVLPLVARGVASGLCVTVSWLTAFTLTHTFTHLVDSYGLYVPYLCFSVVCVLCLLFNAVCIPETRGRSLEEIENYFRTGRTFTITRSQSILQSN; encoded by the exons ATGGAAGAAGAGACTCCACTGCTGAGCAAAAGACCAACTTCTACTGAATCAAAG ATCAGTAACTCCAAACTGTTCCTGGCTGTCTTCTCTGCCGTCCTGGGGAACTTCAGCTTCGGTTACTCTCTGGTCTACACTTCCCCGGTGCTGCCGAAGCTGCAGAGCCCCGATGTGGACCCTCGGCTCAGGATGGGCACGGAGCAGGCCGCCTGGTTCGGCTCCATCTACGCGCTGGGTGCAGCAGCCGGCGGCCTCGGGGCCATGCTGCTCAACGACATGATCGGACGCAAGCTGAGCATCATGATGTCAGCAGTGCCGTCGACCTTTGG ATACATGCTGATGGGAGGGGCTGTCGACGTACAGATGCTTCTTGTGGGCCGTTTCTTCACAGGCGTTGCCGCGGGGATGAGCTCAGCATCCATTCCT GTTTACATCTCAGAGATCTCCCACAAAGCAGTGAGAGGAGCTCTGGGCTCCTGCCCTCAGATCACTGCTGTGTTTGGGGCGCTGGCTCTCTACACCATGG GTCTGGTGGTGCCGTGGCGGTGGCTGGCTGTGGCGGGGGAGGTGCCGGCTGTGCTGATGGTTGTGCTGCTGGTGTTCATGCCCAGCTCCCCTAGGAGGCTTCTCGCTCTGGGCCGGAAGCAGCAGGCTGAGAAGGCCCTCCGCTGGCTGAGGGGGAAACACTACGACATAAACGTGGAGCTCAGTGCCATACAG CACAGCATCAACACTCAGGATAAAGTCACATGGTCGCAGCTGGCCACACCCATCTACTACAAACCAATCCTCATCTCAATGGTGATGCGTATTCTGCAGCAGATGACGGGCATCACGCCCATCCTGATCTACATGGAGACCATCTTCTCCCAGAGCAACGTCTCCCTGCCGCCCGG GTATGACGCTGCCATTGTGGGCGTGGTCCGCCTCTTATCCGTTGCTGTGGCAGCCAGTTTAATGGACAAAGTGGGACGCAAAGCCCTGCTGTACACGTCCAGTCTGCTGATGTTCCTGTCCACTCTGACTCTGACCATGATCTCCCACACCACAGCTTGCCCTCCAGGCCCCGCCCCTCCTAATCTCACCATGAGTTTGGACTACAGTTCCCATAATGCCACTGGAAACGCTTTCAATGCCGGCCCCCAAAATGCAGCAGGCCTCATCCCTCTCATCAGCACCATAGTGTATATATTTG GATACGCCATGGGATGGGGCCCAATCACATGGCTGCTGATGTCAGAGGTGTTGCCGCTGGTTGCCAGGGGCGTGGCCTCAGGCCTGTGTGTGACTGTCAGCTGGCTGACCGCCTTCACGCTAACGCACACCTTCACTCACTTAGTGGACAGCTACGGCCTGTACGTGCCCTACCTGTGTTTCTCGgtggtgtgtgtgctctgtCTGCTGTTCAACGCGGTGTGCATCCCGGAGACTCGCGGCCGCTCACTGGAAGAGATAGAGAACTATTTCAGGACGGGGCGAACGTTCACCATCACCAGGAGTCAGTCCATCCTACAGTCAAACTGA